In Jejubacter calystegiae, the following are encoded in one genomic region:
- a CDS encoding aspartate aminotransferase family protein, translating into MKMQSNDSYSTEVWQTMDAAHHIHAFVDQKKLNAEGPRVIVKGEGMYLWDSEGKRYLDGMSGLWCTQLGYGRRDLIEAASRQMEQLSYYNMFFHTTHPAVVELSELLFSLLPGRYSHVVYTNSGSESNEVLIRTVRRFWQVVGKPSKRIMIGRWNGYHGSTLAATAMGGMKFMHEMGGMLPDIAHIDEPYWYAHGGDMTPEEFGLRCARQLEEKILELGSDNVAGFVAEPFQGAGGMIFPPESYWPEIQRICRKYDVLLCADEVIGGFGRCGEWFAHQHFGFEPDTVSIAKGLTSGYVPMGGLVLSRRMAEALVEQGGVFAHGLTYSGHPVAAAVAIANLKALRDEQIVERVKTDTGPYLQRCLRELFSDHPLVGEIQGTGMVAALQLADDKATRKRFEKEDEISWRCRTLGFEEGVIIRSTLGRMIMAPALVASHAEIDELLDKTRRAMDRTAQSLGRG; encoded by the coding sequence ATGAAAATGCAGAGTAACGACAGCTACAGCACCGAAGTCTGGCAGACCATGGATGCCGCACACCATATCCACGCCTTTGTCGACCAGAAGAAGCTCAACGCCGAAGGGCCGCGGGTGATCGTCAAAGGCGAGGGGATGTATCTGTGGGACAGCGAAGGTAAGCGCTATCTCGATGGCATGTCCGGGCTGTGGTGCACTCAACTGGGCTACGGGCGTCGGGATCTTATTGAGGCGGCCAGCCGCCAGATGGAGCAGCTCTCCTACTACAACATGTTCTTCCACACCACGCACCCGGCGGTGGTAGAGCTTTCCGAACTGCTGTTCAGCCTGCTGCCCGGGCGTTACAGCCACGTGGTTTATACCAATTCCGGCTCTGAATCCAACGAAGTGCTGATCCGCACCGTGCGTCGTTTCTGGCAGGTGGTTGGTAAACCCAGCAAACGCATTATGATTGGCCGCTGGAACGGCTATCACGGCTCTACGCTGGCCGCTACCGCCATGGGCGGCATGAAGTTTATGCATGAGATGGGCGGTATGCTGCCCGATATCGCCCATATCGATGAACCGTACTGGTACGCTCACGGTGGCGATATGACACCCGAAGAGTTTGGCCTGCGCTGTGCCCGCCAGTTGGAAGAGAAAATTCTGGAGCTGGGCAGCGACAACGTGGCAGGTTTTGTCGCCGAACCCTTCCAGGGGGCGGGGGGGATGATCTTCCCGCCGGAAAGCTACTGGCCGGAGATCCAGCGCATCTGCCGTAAGTATGATGTGCTGCTGTGCGCCGATGAAGTTATCGGCGGCTTTGGGCGCTGCGGCGAGTGGTTCGCCCATCAGCACTTCGGCTTCGAGCCGGATACCGTCTCCATCGCCAAGGGGCTGACCTCTGGCTATGTGCCGATGGGCGGGCTGGTGCTCTCCCGGCGGATGGCAGAAGCGCTGGTGGAGCAGGGCGGCGTGTTCGCGCACGGCCTGACCTATTCCGGTCACCCGGTAGCGGCCGCAGTGGCTATCGCTAACCTGAAAGCGCTGCGCGACGAGCAGATCGTCGAGCGGGTTAAGACGGATACCGGCCCTTATCTGCAGCGCTGCCTGCGGGAACTGTTTAGCGATCACCCGCTGGTGGGCGAGATTCAGGGGACGGGTATGGTGGCCGCGCTGCAACTGGCGGACGATAAAGCCACCCGCAAGCGGTTTGAAAAAGAGGATGAGATTAGCTGGCGTTGCCGGACCCTGGGATTCGAGGAAGGTGTGATCATCCGCTCTACCCTGGGGCGCATGATTATGGCGCCGGCGCTGGTAGCAAGCCATGCCGAAATCGACGAGCTGCTGGATAAGACCCGGCGGGCTATGGATCGCACTGCGCAATCCTTAGGTCGGGGATAA